The following are from one region of the Streptomyces fradiae genome:
- a CDS encoding TetR/AcrR family transcriptional regulator, which translates to MADVKHFDPDATLETVLRLFWQRGAASTGVQDIVTATGVNRSSLYATFGDKQALYRAALNRYTDLHSRPAFRHLAEDGRGLPALVAFFDSLIEVRCSGPYARWGCLVVNAHAGAENGDPEVRALLDAHHEWLREALHTALLGAAERGQLAPGVDPASAAGVLALLAYGVNLRSRAGADAADLADSVRAALAPLAAPAARS; encoded by the coding sequence ATGGCGGACGTCAAGCACTTCGATCCGGACGCGACCCTGGAGACCGTCCTGCGGCTCTTCTGGCAGCGGGGTGCGGCCTCGACCGGTGTCCAGGACATCGTGACCGCGACCGGCGTCAACCGCTCCAGCCTCTACGCCACCTTCGGCGACAAGCAGGCCCTCTACCGTGCTGCCCTGAACCGCTACACAGACCTGCACTCCCGGCCCGCCTTCCGGCACCTCGCGGAGGACGGACGCGGCCTGCCGGCGCTCGTCGCGTTCTTCGACTCGCTGATCGAGGTGCGCTGTTCGGGGCCGTACGCCCGCTGGGGCTGCCTGGTCGTCAACGCCCACGCCGGTGCGGAGAACGGCGACCCCGAGGTGCGCGCCCTGCTCGACGCGCACCACGAGTGGCTGCGCGAGGCGCTGCACACGGCCCTGCTCGGCGCGGCGGAGCGGGGACAGCTCGCGCCGGGCGTCGATCCCGCGTCCGCGGCCGGCGTGCTCGCCCTCCTCGCGTACGGCGTCAACCTGCGCTCACGCGCGGGTGCCGACGCCGCCGACCTCGCCGACTCCGTACGAGCCGCCCTCGCCCCGCTCGCCGCGCCGGCCGCCCGTTCGTGA
- a CDS encoding ABC transporter substrate-binding protein — MHTSPAVRIGALAPLTPPGWAEAGRHLLAGLDLAVRDANAAGGIDGRPLELLVRDTAADPARAAAAVDELAGLGVAALAGEYHSVVARAAAARADALGLPFLCSSAVLDALTDHPTEWVARIAPPQSRGWRFFTDFLLDRLGAGRRRIAVAADPSVYWESGIRILREHLARYDGEVVVLDARGLGPEGVCDALVAHDASALLLLVGHPEPAVPLVRAVRRDERLAGILLGAPAGQPELPSWASLLGADGAGIPFLRYLPDLPEGLTSLGARVAAALREQLAEEPSFVAFEGYDTGVVLAELLRAHGPDRTRLAPAAWAKVAVEGTRGPIRFSRVPGIGVWQWAGAPIQVVDRDPADPSRFRVRVRHTL, encoded by the coding sequence ATGCACACTTCACCCGCCGTCCGGATCGGCGCCCTCGCCCCGCTGACCCCGCCCGGCTGGGCCGAGGCGGGCCGGCACCTCCTCGCCGGCCTCGACCTGGCCGTACGCGACGCCAACGCGGCCGGCGGCATCGACGGGCGCCCGCTGGAACTGCTGGTCCGCGACACCGCGGCCGATCCGGCGCGGGCCGCGGCGGCCGTGGACGAACTGGCCGGCCTGGGCGTGGCCGCGCTGGCCGGCGAGTACCACAGCGTGGTGGCACGCGCGGCCGCCGCCCGGGCCGACGCCCTCGGCCTGCCGTTCCTCTGCTCGTCGGCGGTGCTCGACGCGCTCACCGACCACCCCACGGAGTGGGTGGCGCGCATCGCCCCACCCCAGTCGCGCGGCTGGCGGTTCTTCACGGACTTCCTCCTCGACCGGCTCGGCGCGGGCCGGCGCCGGATCGCCGTGGCGGCCGACCCCAGCGTCTACTGGGAGTCCGGCATCCGCATCCTGCGCGAGCACCTCGCCCGGTACGACGGCGAGGTCGTCGTCCTCGACGCGCGCGGCCTCGGCCCCGAGGGCGTGTGCGACGCGCTCGTCGCCCACGACGCTTCGGCCCTGCTGCTCCTCGTCGGCCACCCGGAGCCCGCGGTCCCCCTCGTCCGGGCCGTCCGCCGCGACGAACGCCTCGCCGGCATCCTCCTCGGCGCCCCGGCCGGTCAGCCCGAACTCCCTTCCTGGGCCTCGCTGCTGGGCGCGGACGGCGCCGGGATCCCCTTCCTGCGCTATCTGCCCGACCTTCCCGAAGGCCTCACCTCGCTCGGCGCTCGCGTGGCGGCGGCCCTGCGCGAACAGCTCGCCGAGGAGCCCTCGTTCGTGGCCTTCGAGGGGTACGACACGGGTGTCGTCCTCGCCGAACTCCTGCGCGCCCACGGCCCGGACCGGACCCGCCTCGCCCCGGCGGCCTGGGCGAAGGTCGCCGTCGAGGGCACCCGGGGCCCGATCCGCTTCTCCCGCGTGCCGGGCATCGGCGTCTGGCAGTGGGCCGGTGCGCCGATCCAGGTCGTCGACCGCGACCCGGCGGACCCCAGCCGCTTCCGGGTCCGCGTCCGCCACACGCTCTGA
- a CDS encoding ADP-ribosylglycohydrolase family protein, with the protein MTTLPAAALDSLSGLAFGDAFGDRWFGILRREGPAALETRTPPPEPLWRWSDDTAQALVLVRELAEGAGTVDQDRLAQRLAEAYSADTHRGYGASMHDVLRRIGAGEAWREVVAGQFEGMGSWGNGAAMRVAPLGAWLGDDLDAVAEQAARQSAVSHHHPEAVSGAVAVAVAAALATRSRGATAPARPDFLHAVAERLPVGDVRSGVRIAARMTAHTSVRHAAEVLGSGYRMSGPDTVPYALWCAATHLDDLHEGLWSTVAGRGDIDTTCAIAGGIIAARTGVAALPPAWHAAREPLQVGNPL; encoded by the coding sequence ATGACCACCCTGCCTGCCGCCGCACTCGACTCGCTGTCCGGGCTCGCCTTCGGCGATGCCTTCGGTGACCGCTGGTTCGGCATCCTGCGCCGCGAGGGACCGGCGGCCCTGGAGACCCGGACCCCGCCCCCGGAGCCGCTGTGGCGCTGGAGCGACGACACCGCCCAGGCGCTCGTCCTCGTCCGGGAACTCGCCGAGGGCGCCGGCACCGTCGACCAGGACCGCCTCGCCCAGCGGCTCGCCGAGGCCTATTCCGCCGACACCCACCGCGGCTACGGGGCCTCGATGCACGACGTACTGCGCCGGATCGGCGCGGGCGAGGCGTGGCGTGAGGTGGTCGCCGGGCAGTTCGAGGGCATGGGGTCCTGGGGGAATGGAGCGGCCATGCGGGTGGCTCCGCTCGGCGCCTGGCTCGGCGACGACCTCGACGCCGTCGCCGAGCAGGCCGCCCGGCAGAGTGCCGTCTCGCACCACCACCCGGAGGCGGTCTCCGGGGCGGTGGCGGTCGCCGTCGCCGCCGCACTGGCCACCCGCAGCCGCGGGGCCACCGCCCCCGCGCGCCCGGACTTCCTCCACGCCGTCGCCGAACGGCTCCCCGTCGGCGACGTCCGGTCCGGCGTACGGATCGCGGCCCGGATGACCGCGCACACCTCCGTCCGGCACGCCGCCGAGGTCCTGGGCTCCGGTTACCGCATGTCGGGCCCCGACACCGTCCCGTACGCCCTCTGGTGCGCGGCGACCCACCTCGACGACCTCCACGAGGGCCTCTGGAGCACCGTCGCGGGCCGCGGCGACATCGACACCACCTGTGCCATCGCGGGCGGGATCATCGCCGCCCGCACCGGCGTCGCCGCCCTCCCGCCCGCCTGGCACGCGGCCCGCGAGCCGCTGCAGGTCGGCAATCCCTTGTGA
- a CDS encoding alpha/beta fold hydrolase, translating into MAIYDGKHVHGMHVAHDGPREAPPLVLIHGSGASGSCWGPIMPALAGRYHVIRIDLPGHGQSPPAPSYDVPEQAARLAEALDELGLRAVTVAGHSSGGYIATALAEQRPDLVGSLALISTGPSPDALLPQPVFLRALIEPPLGPLLWRVRSDAMLRRGVTAVCNRPVDVPNDLVADVRGIGYRTFRTVLRHNSAYIAERSVPARLTALDVPVLVIFGAADPRWDPSSAHHYDTVPNARVEQLPDVGHFPMLEAPQTTSELLLHFAATGR; encoded by the coding sequence ATGGCTATCTACGACGGTAAGCATGTGCACGGGATGCACGTGGCCCACGACGGCCCGCGGGAGGCGCCGCCGCTCGTGCTCATCCACGGATCGGGGGCCTCGGGCAGCTGCTGGGGCCCGATAATGCCGGCACTGGCCGGCCGGTATCACGTCATCCGGATCGACCTCCCGGGCCACGGTCAGTCCCCCCCCGCGCCGTCGTACGACGTGCCTGAGCAGGCAGCCAGGCTGGCCGAGGCGCTCGATGAGCTCGGCCTTCGTGCGGTCACCGTGGCCGGGCACTCCAGCGGCGGTTACATCGCCACCGCCCTCGCCGAACAGCGCCCGGACCTGGTGGGTTCGCTCGCACTGATCAGCACTGGCCCGAGTCCCGACGCGCTCCTTCCGCAGCCCGTCTTCCTTCGGGCCCTGATCGAGCCGCCGCTCGGCCCGCTTCTATGGAGGGTCCGTTCCGACGCGATGCTCCGCCGGGGGGTGACCGCGGTGTGCAACCGCCCGGTGGACGTCCCGAACGACCTGGTCGCCGACGTACGGGGCATCGGTTACCGCACGTTCAGGACGGTGCTGCGCCACAACAGCGCGTACATCGCCGAGCGGAGCGTACCCGCGCGCCTGACCGCACTCGACGTCCCGGTTCTGGTGATCTTCGGCGCTGCCGACCCCCGCTGGGATCCGTCTTCGGCGCACCACTACGACACGGTGCCGAACGCGCGAGTCGAGCAGCTGCCCGACGTCGGGCACTTCCCCATGCTCGAAGCGCCGCAGACGACCAGCGAGTTGCTGCTGCACTTCGCAGCGACGGGCCGCTGA